The DNA region TCCTATCTATATCTGACTTTCTTTTGACAGGCTATAGCTGTTGGACTGAATACTATAAGGGAAATATGTTTACGAATGCCTCTGGTAATGAcctataatattaatttagtTATAGTATTGTCTGTATTCAGTTGAAGTTGCCAATCTAATGCTATAAATTATTGGTGATGGCACATTCAATCATTTGTATTTCTACTGTATGCATGATTCAACGCTTTctgattataattttgtttcctgTAACTAGTTGATGACGGAAGATTTGCTGCAAGATCTTGCATTATATAAGAAATCACATACCAAAGCAGTTTCAGTAGCAGCCCGTTCACTCATTGGCTTATTCAGAGAGGTCCCTTCTCCTTTCCTCTGTATGCATGTGCTAGTGCTTGCTAGTCATGCCTTCTCATAAACCATGGTTGCATAACAAGGCTGACTATTTAGTTTATGTAAATGCAGCTTAACCCCTCCCTGCTGATTAAGAAGGATCGTGGCCGCCAACATGTTAACTCAAAGGCAAGGCCAAAAGCGTATGGAGAAGTCGATGTACTTAACGATGTTCCTGGTCTTGatttactgaaaaatgatGATGACAATGAGGACAGTGATGATAATgacgacgatgatgatgaaccaTCATTAAGGGGCACTGATGAGATGCTAGCTTCCAGTGATGATGAAGGCTTGCAAATAACCAACACTGATAGCGGAAGTGAAAATGACGACATGATGTCTGAAGATGGTGATGAGATAGATGAGAATGACAGTGATGTGAGTGGTGATGAGGATGAGGTGGAAGcggaggatgaagatgaggatgaggaggaagaatcTGACAAAAATGATGGATCTGGAGTAAAAGAAAACACGGCAAAAAAGAGGAAATTTGCTGATTTTGATGCACAACTTAATGATGCTGAAGCAAGTCTTAGGACTTTGAAGAGATTAGCCAAAGAAAATATGGGTTCTGTGCCTTCAGACTCGACAGATGGTTTTCTTTCTAATGAGGATTTCCGAAGGATTAAGGAATTAAAGGTATATCAAGGATAAGGCAGGCATCAGGCTGTAACTATAGGATATGGAAAACTTAAATGTTCTGTTCTCTTTCACTCATGCATAATCATCTCTTATCAGCTAGCAATATATTATGTTGTTTACTGGTTGATGTTTCCTTTGTTAGGCAAAGCAGCGATTGACTCAGCAGGGGTTGGTGAAAAAGAGCTCAGATGCAAAGTCGACAGCATTCAGGATTCCAACTTCCGATGAATTAAGCAGTAAGCGAGTTGATCCTGCTAAGCTTGAAGTAAGTTCTATATCATTTCACTCTCAGTTCTATATCATATACCTTCTCTGCTAGCATTGAAATGATTTGTACcaccttttattttcattgacTCAATTGAACGTCCACTGTGTAGGTCCAtgtaaaaagaagaatgactaagGAGGAGAAGCTGGCTTTAGTGAAAGCAGGGAGGGAGGATAGAGGGAAGTACATTTCTAAAGCTGCTGTGAAACAGAAGAAGGTATGTTTACTTCAATTCTCTGAAGTTATCATGTGTTAGAGTTCTACAAGTGTCTTCAAGGCTTTGAACTTCGTTATCTGTTACTTATTACGGCCTTTATAATTGAAAAATAGAGATAAACAAGTGATTAAACCCTAGGGCACCTATAATAGGGCTCAAAGTAAATATATGCAAGCTTGATTTTCTCTAACATGTATGTAAAATTTTCAGACGGGAGGTCTGAGCAATAAGCAGAAGGAACACAAGAAGGCTATGCCACTTGTTGCAAAGAGGGCAAAGGTTGCAAAGTCTCGAGTGGAGAAACGGAAAAAGCAGCAGCTTTCTGGCAAAAATTTCAGAGGGAAGAAAGCATGGAAATGATCCTGGAAAGTCCAATATACTTTTTGTCCTGCTTCTGGTTCAGTTCCAGTAAAGtttacttttactttctttGGCCAGAAGTAAATCATAAATTTGAGATGAAGACTTGTTGCAACTTGAACATTTTAATTGTTGGACCCAAATACATAGCTGTTTTATTTCTTCCGAGCATTTGCCTCCTCCATaaccaaaataagaaaagagttCGTTTGAGTTGGTCATGAACAATGTCAACAATTCTAAAAAGAGACCAAAATTCACGTCAATAAGCAAATTGTACTCTCTTCCAGAAAGAGACCCAGGCATTTTACTAGCTCACTGGCTAAGGGGAACTACTAATCAACGGATTCATGTACAAGGGAAGCAGGTAGCTTGGGTGGCCGAAAGAATGTGCCTAATGAAACAGACAACAGAAGCGAGTTCAAGAATACGATCATTACCGAATtgagttggtttttttttttttccttatagCACAGCCTACATTAAACTCAAATTCAAAGCCAAGGGGAACTGAGACAATAGGAAGAACAAGCTTGAGATGCCTTTACTCTTCAAAAGAAGTTGAAGGCATATCAGTGATATCACTACTCTGGCCAAAAATATCAGGAATTCCATCCCAATTGTTCTTCTCCCTGGCTTCCCAATACCCACCCATGTAATTATAACAACCATCCTGATCTCTTTGAAACCATCTTGGCTGCCAGCCCGTCTCTTGCAACCTCCTCGCCTGCGTCATGGCATTAAAACATATGCTCTTATTATTAGTGAACGCAAACGAAAGAATTTATAACTATGAAGATGCACAATTAGAGATATGACACGACTTTGGCGTAGAACAACACTTTCATCAGACTGAATTCAATTGCACCTTCAGTCAATTTCTAATCAGAAGGCGAATGATCAAACTGATCCAGAAGAACTAATataaagaaacagagaaataCCTGTCTCTGTAGCTGTTCAAGTCTTAGTTTTTCTGCATTTGCCAATTCGtattcaccattttccaaaTGTCTTTGATCTGGCCTCAGCCTCGAGTCTGTTGGAGGCAATTTCTCCAATAGTCCAGGTGTCATCTCATTCAGGGATATTGCGAAAGGAGAGAAATTATATCTTGTCTTGGTAACATAGTTTTCCCTTTCCCAGAGCAGCACAGCCTCTGTCATTGGATCGTAACCCTTTGGTTTTGTAGTTGGATCTCCTAGAACGTAGTACATTGCTTCATCCCACTTCCCCATTAACATTGCTACTTTCTCTCCAGTTCTATTGTCTTGAACAAATCCATGAACCTAGAATTTCATGAACAAGGCCAGATGTCAGTTTATTAACACATGCTACACCAACACCGGAATAACTTAAATGATGAAATCTCTGCGAAGATATTTTGCCCATCATTCCTTCAACTAAAAACCATAAAATTAACCTGATGTGGGTTTCGGTCTATGATAGACTGCTCCTTGAACTTTAGCTTACATGAGTAATTTCCACTGCCCTTGATTCGCATGGTTCCATAGTGGTCACAATATAACTTCCCTAGTATGATATTGTATATCGAAGTAGTGACCTTGCTCCACTGAAATGTTTCGCCATCCTCAAACTGCAAGTTGAGCAGCCCCACAGGATCAAGCTGAATAGAACGCCCCCAGAACTTGCCTTTAAGGTTGGAGTCTGcccaaaatttccaatttcttcCTTGACAGTGACATGCAACTATCATTGGATGATGACTCACCTGAGTGCAAGCTCTGCTTGTTAGACAGCACTCGGTGTTTTATTAAACTTTTGACATTTGGTTGTGATGCTTCAAAAGTTTAAATGCAATGAGCCGAAGcttccaaacaaaaacaaaaaggaggctccttttatcttcttttattCTCAATGGCCAGATAACCATTTGTAACAATATGCTAAGACAGCCATGTTAAAAAGTTAGCATGCACTACCttttcagaaaagaaactaAGTCCTTTATCCGGGTAATCAGCCTCATAGGTCTCCCCCAGGAGAGGATTGAAGGGTTTGCACTGCCGGCCTTCTGTTGACGCATAACCAGATACAGCAAAAGCTGCAACATGGAGAATTCTCATCAAGTCATTCCCCTGCAATGAATGAAATCCAATCAATTCATAAATTCCATTTATGTcgtgttcttttcttttcatttatcATCGTCTCTCCtaatcttgtttctttgagCTCGTGGAACATGTTTTAGCTAAAATTTCCATTTGAATAGTATGCACCTCACTCCAACCACAACCCCAATCCCAAGATACAacagaaataaaattatataggTGCAGACAATCTAGATGATGCATAAGGAAATATAGATTTCAAGATGAAAAATtagtaaagaaaacaaatatgttCATCAATATAATAGGATTGCAACATATAATGCAAAGAACTGAAGGTTCCAGAAATAATTAGTATGCATTAATATTTACCCCCTGTATAACTAAACCAGACGAGCATTTCTTTGAAACTACTTTGCAACAATCAAAACAGCTGAGAACCTAACCTGCTTTCCCCATTCCAATGCTCGATCTACCAAGTAGGAATACTCCAGATCTTCAAAGCACTTTTGCAATGAAGAGAGTGGTTCATTAAAATAAACAGGAAGACAAACTCCAGACAAGTCCTTTCCAATATTATCTTTGATAATTGACCACAAGCCAATAggcttttctttctcctttggTTCTGGCAAATTATCTCTCCTTTTCACAGATGGATATTTAACTATCATGATCTCCTGAACTCCATGCAATCGatcagaaaagagagaatctCCACCACCATTTCCCAAGCCATCCCTACTCCGATAGGAAGCACTTCTTAAAGCATCTGAAGACCAAAAAGATACGTATCAAATAtgttcaatcaatcaatcagaAAGGAAATAATACCTATTATgtacaaaatcattttcaaaccTTCTCTACTCCGGTAGGATGCACTTCTTAATGCATctgaagacaaaaaaaaaaaaaaacatgtgcaTCAAATTATGTTCCTTCAACCGATcagaaaggaagaaatatCTATTGTCTACTGAATTATTTGCAGACCTTCTCTACTCCTATAAGAGGCACTTCTTAAAGCATCTGAAGACAGAATATCGTAAGTATCAAAGTATgttccttcatcttcatctgttTCAACATCTCCTCCATCGTGACTTTCATTTTCTGCTTCAGAATCACTTGCACTGCCCTCTGACATGACAGAGTAAAAATCTGTGGCATGAACAGAAACAGAAGACAATCAACATTAATAAACTGGGATACTTTTGAAGTCTCCAAAGAAACatgaaggttttttttttgtaagaaaaAATATGAAGTTATTACATACAAGTGGTTTGACAAAGTacaaagatgatgaagatgctaAAGATAACTAACCACTATGCCTCCTGTTGCCCTGAACGCAGTACGAGTCACGCTCCTTTGTTTCGTCTACTACTGTAGTTTCCAGCTCTATTTTCTCTGTCTGTGAAAATTTaaatggggtttgacttttcAATCCAGCAAGCATCCATCACTTGGATGCAACATAATCAAAGCTGAATTTTGAGCAAGGAAATGCATGCCACGACAATAACTGCATGTACTTGAATTGTTAACAAGAACAGGATGAGATATACCTCCAATTGTCTCAATGTGTCTAACAACATGACATGTTTACACTGAAGAGCCTTCAACTGGTTTTGCAGCTCTGAGACTTCTGAAAGCATAATCGACTCGCAGTCTTTAATCACTGGCTCACCAACTCCCTCCTGTGCTAATCTTAATCGTAACTTCTCTGTTGAAACAACTACATCTTCTGACGGCACCAAATCATTGCTCGACAGCACTCTGGGGAAAAGATCTTTAGCAGCCAGCAATGCCTCGATCCATGCAGCTCTGCCCTCTCTAGATAAACAACGCAAGTGAAGAGTTTTAGTTCCTGTGAATATGGAAAGCCGTTTATCATCTGATTTGCTGGCACGAATTGAAGAGACCTGTAAACCAGACCACTTCAAATTCAGTAACCAAAAACGAAACAGCTCGAAACGTACAGCTCACGAGCATACATATTCCACATTGTCTTGCGAAGCACACAAATGAACAGTACCAGTATCAAAAACTCGCGAGAAATAAAGATCAAAATGCTTTCCTTCCGATTATCGATACACAGTTACTTGCATTGCATTGATTCAGTTCATTTTACAGTAAATTTACTTCTGATTTACTAAATCTAACACCAGCAGTACCGATTTACGCAACAGATTTACCACTAGCTTAGTAACTTTTAGAGTGTTGAAAGTGAAAGCCAAACCTTCAAATGCACTTTGCCGAAAGGCTTGCAGGTCCTCCTCGCCGGCAGACCAAGCCGATTCCGATTCCAATTAGCCTTCTTCATATACCTCAACGACTCCTCTCCGATCACCGCCACGCCTTTCTCTCTCGCCGGACTCATCAGAATCTTGTCCGGTCCATGAACCTTGTAATACGAAAGCACGCCGTCTTCGAGCAGAAACCACCGCGACCTCCACCCCTTGCCGTAGTTCACCCACTTGTACAGAATCCCGGCGACGCCGCCGCCTCCTCCGAACACCTTCGAATCCCTCGGCTCGCAGAACGCCGAGTCGTCCGCGTCGTGGTGTTGCGCCGCCGAGGCTCTGTCCGATTCGGTCCCCGCCGACGAGACCTGCGCCGAGTAGCCGCCGTAGCTGACGTTCCGAATCGGAACCGCGGCGTCGAGGCCGAGCTGGTAGTGACCGGACTGCTGCTTCGCCGCGACGGGGTCGGCCTGGTCCCGATCGATCGAGACCGGCGCAATGCAGCACAGCGGGTTCATCACCTCAGTAGCTCACCATCCGAATCAAACCGATCACGCGGCTCCAATGCAGCACCGGATCGGCGTCCAGTGCGCGGAGGCCAAAACGCAGCGTTTCGATTCCggtagaaagagagagagagagagagatatgaaggACGAAGAAGCGAGCTCGAAAAATCACTGAGCTCTGTGCCGATCCATTTAAGGCTTCGCTCTCTGCTGCTTCGGAAATCGAAAGGTAAAAATTAAATCTTACTGTGGGGAGTAAAAATTAGGAGTAATTAAAAAGGCGGGGTATAAATgcggtttggtttttggggttttgtgGGGGGCGTAATGGTGGAGGCGACAGCTAACGTGCGCAGCTAGTGAGGCCTCTCCGGTGGGGGAGGTGTGGGATTACGGTTGTGCCCCTGGGATGGCGACGAGCGGTGGAGTTGGGCGGGGGTAGTTTCGGGAGGATGTATGAAAGCGATGAATGAGCGACGGACCGGGTGTGTCAGTGGGGAAGTGACATTGGAGATTCGAGTGGAGGGAGGTGGGTTGGGTGTGAGGGAGGTGCACTGTGGGCGATGGACGTGGGGCACGTGTGGGGTGGTAATTGGCTGTTGGGGAAATGGTTGACTTGTTGAGCTGCGTTTACCGGGGCTGTTTTTTTGTCTGTATCTCAAAAGTGCATTTAGTGCTCGGTAGTGCAATTATTAAAGGTTCAACAATTATTAAAGATCCCTATGCGATTTAATTTAAGATCTGTTTATTGTCACCCCACAAACTAGTTTGTTTACCttatatattgttgatttattgaaatactaaaatactctgatgtaaaattaaaacaatagaCAATAAactgttacaaattacaatttttttcccGTTTTTTATGGCATAAATACCAAGTTAACAATGGACAATTGTACCGTATTTATGATCAACGTATAGATCAGTTCAAGAAACTCAGATGTATGGAGAGAGTTGCTGATAAAGATACATTAACAAACATTGTGCATCATGATATCGACTGATACCAATGAGTTATcaaatttgagagttttttcttgttatttgaTTGGGATTTATACTTAGTGTGAATTTCTTTGTTCAGGTGGTGATTTTACTTACCTTTAACTTATATTTTCAGAACAAATGATATTGATGTTgtggttttcttcaatttctttttctttttggtgttCAATGACTATTGGAAGAGCTTGATATTGTGTGTATTgtaaataaatgaataaagtaaagttaaaattaaaaaatgtatatgcggggtgagaagagaatgtagggtgaacaaagttgaattgagaaaaaaatattttgggTATTGCAAAgggggtgaacaaagtatacttataattaaaatatacaAGTGAGGTGTGAAAAGAATATAGAATGAGCAAAATGATTTGTGAAGTGGcaattttagttaattttcatatttcgtGGCCGGGTCAAGTATAGTTATTTGAGTTTAACCGTTTTActgataaagaaaaattatacgAAGTGTTGAAGAATTGGGGAAACTCGTGAGTTGGTATACTACTTGTATCGATCGGAGTTGGATAGATGATGAGGAAATCCAATCACAGGCACCAGTTGATCAATATGTTTATGTGTGTTGTGTTCCTTTGTGTCTTGACACGATAACGTgtcattttatatatacacaaactTGTTCGTGGAACATAAATTATAGATATAATGATTTGGTTAAACTTAATTGGTGTCTTTGTTGCCGTTAAATTTACAACTTTGTGTCtataaaaattcataaaatagCCGCAACATGCAACATTCATAAGTGGTAAGGGTTAATTTGAATTATGTATGCATCAGTAAGAATTGAGATTGTGAATTCTAAAAAACATATCAAGAAGTTGTGAGTTGAATGGTCTAGCTTACATGCCATGAGAACATTTCCCACAATCGAAAATTAGTTTTACTAATATCTTACTTCGTTTACTGAAACtgttattttattgttgttttttaagaGTAAGAACAAATGTCTGTATGTATGAATTATTttattactatatatattgccACAAGGAAGCCTTCATTTTTATAGCAAATCAATAGTGATTAgtgatttcattttattttatcacaATTGTTTGGTCAGCTTTAGATCGATCGACTTAATTTAAGTCGTATATTTATTAGGATTTCAACGTACTTCTTTGTAACTTCATTGATAACTCATcacaatcaaaattttattattaaagaAGATTGATGGATCAATTAATCGCTTACTAGTTATAATCTAGCTAACACATAAACTTAGCGTGTCGATTCGTATGCATATACCAATTGATACGCTAAGTTCATATGATCCATCTACATAAGAACTATACTTCCAGCCAATTCAGCAAGATGAGTCACAAGTATGTTATACTCATGCAGAGGAGATGATTTCGGCCGATCAAAAAGAAGTTCGCAGTTTCCAGCTTGAGAGAAAGCATCTTCCATGGTTGCCTCTGCCGACTTATAGTCGTGATTACGAAAATGTTCGTCAAAATGTGCGATGTCAAATTCTATTGCTGTGTAATGTAGCAAACAATCATCGAAGCGTTTGTCTCCTGGGCTACTCTTACGCAGCACCTGGATTTTGTTCACGGTTGTATTCCGGGCTCGACCGAGTACGACATCAGCCATTATGAGGGCTAAGCCTTTGACGTCGGCATGGGCGCTCTCAGGCACCCGGCTAAGAGCAAAGCGACAGAGATCATAGTGGTATGTTTTTTTGCATGTTTCCTCGACGAGTTTGAAATCATTTGGCACACTGCAATGGCTTATGGGGAGGAACACAGCAATGAGACATACCAGAAGTACTGCTAGACGTACTGAACTCTTCATTTTTTGGGGCTATGCACCAAATTTGTAGGGGAGTTTTGAGACTTTGTTGGTAGGATATTGGTGGAAGTGTGAGGCAGTCAGCGTTTATATAGCACAAAAATCAGAAACCGAGCTCGTGTACAAGCTGTAGAAGAGTCGAGGATTCCAAGTCCAGGACTAGCTGATATGCATGTCTGAAAGAAAGCAATATTAGTTTNNNNNNNNNNNNNNNNNNNNACATTGCTCTTGATGCAGAGAAGAGTGATTACAGCCGGAAAAACAATGGAACTGGAGACAGAGAGACGCTGAGGGATAGCAGCGCGTCTGATAGCCTGAAAGATATAGTACTCGGCTGGAAGGAGAGGTTTGGTTTTGTCACAGAAATAGGCAATCAAAACAGCTTGCAGGTGAGTGATCTTGCTGGTTTGGGTTGTGGGAGTGAGAAGAGACCTAGCTACAAAGGTCATAAACTTGTACCACTCAGTCATGAAGCTACTGGATAGAAAGGAATCTGAGAGTGGCTCAGTAGGAGGAGGGAAGTACATGAGAGAAGCAAGGTGATCTATGGTTGTTGAATCTCTGTATTGAAAAACCTTAGTCATGGTATGCTTTTCAGTAGTCGGGAGGGATAAGACCTCACGTATCCTAGCAGGCCGGATATCAACCTCCACTCCCCTCACCCAAACCATAATTGGATCATTGGACCTAAGCTTAATCTCAGGAGGGACATTCTCAGGAAAGTTAGCAtagaattcctgaactaaagAGATGTTGACCCTAGGAAATGACTCCAAAGCTTTGACCCACCCTAGCCTATCAACAAAATGCTTAACTGCTGGAggtatgttttatgtttttaaaatcAAATGGCTTCTCATAGATAATGGGTCTACTGATAGTGACAGAAGAGAAGACGGACATGGCTTTATTGGAACGGAAATGGGATCCAGAGGGGATATCAGTTACCTCAAACATCCTTTTCTTAAGAGGCAAAGAAGGTCTCCCATCCTGGGCTCCAATAGGCTTGGCTTTGGAAGGTTTGGAAGGTCCAGAGGAATCCTTCGATCCAGACTTAGAAGAGCCGGCGATTGGCTTGCCAGAGTTCCTGGTGATTCGACGGCGAGGAGCGCGAAATTCCGGATCAGAACTGGAGGAACCAGAGAACTCCATaggctcttcttcttcatcatcgtcatcaagAATTGGAAACTTGGGCTGTTTTCCAACCTTGGGAAGTGGATCCTTGGCAGATTTGGGGGCGGCGCCGGTGGAGGATGGTNNNNNNNNNNNNNNNNNNNNAAATACTAATTGCCATTCACTAAGATCTGACCGATTAGAACAATTAAGGGgattttcaaaaattgctTTCCAATATGTACTAGTCAAGTCAATGTTGATCGATATAAGGTATAACATCTTTTGATATTGATTTACATAAGGGAGCTTTTATTCAtatttcaaaacttgaaggTATGAATAAATGATCGAAATAATCCCAATCGTTTTCTATGTCACTATGCGTGGTAAGCGCAACGGATATTAATATATGAGAGACATTGTTGGTAGCTTTCTACACGCGAACATCTTCATGTGATCGGGACGTTATGTGTATCGGTACATATAACAATGTTCGGAATATGCATGTCGTATTTAGAAAGACAGAATTATATTATGATCAaagttatatttatttttaattttcttgaaatacAGAAAACTTTCTCTAGTAAGACAGACCTAAATTATAGCTCTTTGTAATAGTTTTAGATTATGTTTTTAGAATTTATGATTCTGTTTtaccaaaataattttaactGTACTTCTTCGTAATTTCATTGATAACTCATcagaatcaaaattttattattaaaggAGATGGATCAATTAATCGCTTACTAGTTATAATCTAGCTAACACATAACTCAGCGAGTCGATTCGTATGCGCATACCAATTGATACGCTAAGTTCATATGATCCATCTACATAAGAACTATACTTCCAGCCAATTCAGCTGCTACAACTAACCGGGGCTAGCTTTGGTAGAATTTCAAAGTTCTAAATTACTTGGTAGTTCGAATTCATCTATTGAAGTAATGTAAACTCATCATCACGTacacataacaaaaacaaacatcaacaGAAGGGAAAAGGCATGTATTGCCATTTATTCCAAAATCAGCATTATATGATAACCAATTAGTAGTTATTGgattaatcatatatatggtccTTCTTTTATGTATTCATTTAGCTGAGGTGCAGATGCTATATATGAGAGTAGAAGTAGCTAACTATGCCATGGACCAAGTCACCGGAACAACACCTTCATCTTGATCAAGTCCCAAAGCTTTCCACACAGCTGCAGACCCATCTACGATATTGTTCCTACACGGCGGCTGACCTGCATGCTCTTTATCACACCCAGCACGCGAATCGCATTCGTCCACAACTTTTGCAGTCGTAGTCTTTCCATTTCTTGCCGTAATTCTGATCATCTTCCCACATCTCGATTTATTATCAAACCACCCGGTGGAAAGTGCCACAACCTTCTCACTGTTTGAATGGTATTTTCCGTCACAATATGACGGTCCTCCCCCGTCACCGCCTTCGCTGAAATCGTTGAGTGTGAGCAAGGCTTCGGTTTTTGCTGTTACAGGCGGCGAGCATGTATATTTAGGGTACGACTTTCCCTTGCAAACCAGAGTTCCGGAGGGATTACAAGTTTGCGCACTTGATGGGAGTGGAAGGGAGGTGATAGCCAAGACGAGGGATAGAGAAACCAACAACTTAAAACTTGCCATTTAAAAAAAGATTAGAGCAATATTATTGTTAACTAGTGCAGGGTGTGAGAAGAGAGATGGTATGCACCTATATTTATACTAATGAAACATATCTTTACCTAACAATTAATTACAGTCTAACTAATTTTCGTTTCATGCTTTATACTATTTTCAGAACTAACTTGTGACTTAAGTTTGCAATTTGGGGAAAGTGTTGCCTAACCTTTTGAATAGTTGCCAACTTTTGCCTAGCGGCTGGTATAAACCAGTGGATCGGAACATTTAATCTTTCTCAACTTCAACGTACAGCTATGGGCCTATGGTCGAGTTTTACgaacttatatatatggcgAGCCAAGTTGAATCCGTAAGTTTGGATTGCCGTCCCTTGCTAGGGTTTGGCAGCATCAATTATTGTAGATTCATATGTACATGCATGTAGTTTATGAGAGCCTTTCTAGTGAGGACTTTTAAGTTTATTGTagattcatatatacatgcatgtagtttatgggagcccttctagtgaggatttttaagttgaggactttgtgaagacttttcggtttatcccATCTTTTTatgatcttatatccacatcttgaccgttcaatttatatgtatttatgagtatattatttctctaaattttcagctatattgaaaattgttaaagcattcataagtgtgatttatcaattatgaacttgaacggttcatatttgacagatttggttcgtccattaatttgatctagtttgttatcttaacgaataccaatttgactgaaaatttgtataaatgatctacttatataaacctaaaaactgaacggatgagatatCAAAAAGTGATCaaaaattgggtcttttaaaccataaaccgaaaagtcctcatcaagtcctcaacttaagagtcctcactagaagagCTTTCGTAGTTTATGTACTTTTTTAATTGTGAcattatcttctttctttggcaGAGTTGAGTTAATTATGATGTCATGCAGTATTACCATGTACCAATAGTGGTAATTATCCGTTTTTGTCcttcatatttttttgtgagaaatgGATAAACTCTATTGCAGATGCCAAACTACCAATTGGGCAAAGACCTGTTTGGTCAAGCAAGGAGATAAAACTCCAATACAAAGCTCCTAGATGAGTCACAAGTATGTTATACTCATGCAGAGGAGATGATTTCGGCCGATCAAAAAGAAGTTCGCAGTTTCCAGCTTGAGAGAAAGCATCTTCCATGGTTGCCTCTGCCGACGTATAATCGTGATTACGAAAATGTTCGTCAAAATGTGCGATGTCAAATTCTATTGCTGTGTAATGTAGCAAACAATCATCGAAGCGTTTGTCTCCTGGGCTACTCTTACGCAGCACCTGGATTTTGTTCACGGTTGTATTCCGGGCTCGACCGAG from Fragaria vesca subsp. vesca unplaced genomic scaffold, FraVesHawaii_1.0 scf0513160_u, whole genome shotgun sequence includes:
- the LOC101308928 gene encoding oxysterol-binding protein-related protein 1D-like: MNPLCCIAPVSIDRDQADPVAAKQQSGHYQLGLDAAVPIRNVSYGGYSAQVSSAGTESDRASAAQHHDADDSAFCEPRDSKVFGGGGGVAGILYKWVNYGKGWRSRWFLLEDGVLSYYKVHGPDKILMSPAREKGVAVIGEESLRYMKKANWNRNRLGLPARRTCKPFGKVHLKVSSIRASKSDDKRLSIFTGTKTLHLRCLSREGRAAWIEALLAAKDLFPRVLSSNDLVPSEDVVVSTEKLRLRLAQEGVGEPVIKDCESIMLSEVSELQNQLKALQCKHVMLLDTLRQLETEKIELETTVVDETKERDSYCVQGNRRHSDFYSVMSEGSASDSEAENESHDGGDVETDEDEGTYFDTYDILSSDALRSASYRSREGLDGLGNGGGDSLFSDRLHGVQEIMIVKYPSVKRRDNLPEPKEKEKPIGLWSIIKDNIGKDLSGVCLPVYFNEPLSSLQKCFEDLEYSYLVDRALEWGKQGNDLMRILHVAAFAVSGYASTEGRQCKPFNPLLGETYEADYPDKGLSFFSEKVSHHPMIVACHCQGRNWKFWADSNLKGKFWGRSIQLDPVGLLNLQFEDGETFQWSKVTTSIYNIILGKLYCDHYGTMRIKGSGNYSCKLKFKEQSIIDRNPHQVHGFVQDNRTGEKVAMLMGKWDEAMYYVLGDPTTKPKGYDPMTEAVLLWERENYVTKTRYNFSPFAISLNEMTPGLLEKLPPTDSRLRPDQRHLENGEYELANAEKLRLEQLQRQARRLQETGWQPRWFQRDQDGCYNYMGGYWEAREKNNWDGIPDIFGQSSDITDMPSTSFEE
- the LOC101310859 gene encoding kiwellin-like translates to MASFKLLVSLSLVLAITSLPLPSSAQTCNPSGTLVCKGKSYPKYTCSPPVTAKTEALLTLNDFSEGGDGGGPSYCDGKYHSNSEKVVALSTGWFDNKSRCGKMIRITARNGKTTTAKVVDECDSRAGCDKEHAGQPPCRNNIVDGSAAVWKALGLDQDEGVVPVTWSMA